From Cellulomonas fimi ATCC 484, a single genomic window includes:
- a CDS encoding DUF4190 domain-containing protein encodes MPPPREPTAVWSLVTGVLALGPVAVVLGIVALRRIASRGTRGRGLAVAGLVLGAVGTLALAGTVVGLVLTAQATRPLPADVTSARDARAVQLVTGSCVEELPDDGPVDTVRVVPCAEPHAAQVVTQFDFDRDAVWPGQAAAHARVARACVLDDAEREAGVRAVTWAPTERGWAGGDRRGLCLAVVDGTVSGSFLDGSATLS; translated from the coding sequence GTGCCGCCACCCCGCGAGCCGACGGCCGTGTGGTCGCTCGTCACCGGGGTCCTCGCGCTGGGCCCGGTCGCGGTGGTCCTCGGGATCGTGGCGCTGCGGCGCATCGCGTCCCGGGGCACCCGCGGCCGGGGCCTCGCGGTCGCGGGCCTCGTGCTCGGTGCGGTGGGCACGCTCGCGCTCGCGGGGACGGTCGTGGGTCTGGTCCTGACCGCGCAGGCGACCCGGCCGCTGCCGGCGGACGTGACGTCGGCCCGCGACGCCCGTGCGGTGCAGCTCGTGACAGGCAGCTGCGTCGAGGAGCTCCCCGACGACGGGCCGGTCGACACGGTGCGTGTGGTGCCCTGCGCGGAGCCGCACGCGGCCCAGGTCGTCACGCAGTTCGACTTCGACCGGGACGCCGTGTGGCCGGGCCAGGCGGCGGCGCACGCGCGCGTCGCGCGGGCCTGCGTGCTCGACGACGCCGAGCGGGAGGCCGGGGTCCGTGCCGTGACGTGGGCACCGACGGAGCGGGGCTGGGCGGGCGGCGACCGGCGCGGGCTGTGCCTCGCGGTCGTGGACGGCACGGTCAGCGGCTCGTTCCTCGACGGGTCCGCGACGCTGTCCTGA
- a CDS encoding UdgX family uracil-DNA binding protein (This protein belongs to the uracil DNA glycosylase superfamily, members of which act in excision repair of DNA. However, it belongs more specifically to UdgX branch, whose founding member was found to bind uracil in DNA (where it does not belong), without cleaving it, appears to promote DNA repair by a pathway involving RecA, rather than base excision.): MAAPERPGAQQWVPPDADVPALAAAAPACRGCELWAPATQVVFSSGSPRAAIVLVGEQPGDREDREGEPFVGPAGRLLDEALEEAGVARDDVYVTNAVKHFRFVERGPRRLHKTPAVAHIRACLPWLEAELAAVRPRVVVALGATAARAVLGHDVTVGDVRGQVLDGPAGVRVVVTAHPAAILRLRDRADREEARAALVADLTTAGRAAA; the protein is encoded by the coding sequence GTGGCCGCACCCGAACGGCCCGGCGCGCAGCAGTGGGTGCCGCCCGACGCCGACGTCCCCGCGCTCGCCGCCGCCGCACCGGCGTGCCGCGGCTGCGAGCTGTGGGCGCCCGCGACGCAGGTCGTGTTCTCCTCCGGCTCGCCGCGCGCGGCGATCGTGCTCGTCGGCGAGCAGCCGGGCGACCGCGAGGACCGCGAGGGCGAGCCGTTCGTCGGCCCGGCGGGCAGGCTCCTGGACGAGGCGCTCGAGGAGGCCGGGGTCGCGCGCGACGACGTGTACGTGACGAACGCCGTCAAGCACTTCCGGTTCGTCGAGCGCGGGCCGCGACGCCTGCACAAGACGCCCGCGGTGGCCCACATCCGTGCGTGCCTGCCCTGGTTGGAGGCCGAGCTGGCCGCGGTCCGGCCGCGGGTCGTCGTCGCGCTGGGGGCGACCGCGGCCCGGGCGGTCCTCGGGCACGACGTCACGGTCGGCGACGTGCGGGGTCAGGTGCTCGACGGGCCCGCCGGCGTCCGCGTCGTCGTCACCGCGCACCCCGCGGCGATCCTGCGGCTGCGGGACCGCGCCGACCGGGAGGAGGCGCGCGCCGCCCTCGTCGCCGACCTGACGACGGCGGGGCGCGCCGCGGCGTGA
- a CDS encoding DUF4190 domain-containing protein produces MSTPEPPSTPDQPPVTPTDPTWAPPGSWKQPGASTPAPTAPDAPVAAAEPGTTRSAPVAAPAAAPAEPVVVPVAPAVVPAEPTASAADPADPAGPAPEPVSLAKQPAPQAGAYPPPGPGTAFPPAPASPSSTDLWGVFSFAAALVSLVCLGVLGPLAVVLGLVGIRRARNAGRPVSGFARSGVIIGLVETLLVAAAIVVVVLVRPADRIDDAVDPFDGTGQETAGPVYVLPLDLAAGTCFTGLPEADDLSDVTQVPCDEPHDTELTAVLPIDVPLDDMPFDQIAGVEAECMRTNGMFGTAPGEKATNPDSYGNYMTWPHANQWDEGGRAAYCLFGTPDGPTTGSLVAGTSELLP; encoded by the coding sequence GTGAGCACGCCGGAACCGCCCTCGACGCCCGACCAGCCGCCTGTGACCCCGACCGACCCGACGTGGGCGCCGCCGGGGTCCTGGAAGCAGCCCGGCGCGTCGACGCCCGCGCCCACGGCTCCCGACGCCCCCGTCGCCGCCGCGGAGCCGGGCACGACCCGCTCGGCCCCGGTCGCCGCGCCGGCCGCCGCACCCGCCGAGCCGGTGGTCGTCCCCGTGGCGCCCGCCGTCGTCCCGGCGGAGCCGACGGCCTCCGCGGCCGACCCGGCAGACCCGGCCGGTCCGGCGCCGGAGCCCGTGTCGCTGGCGAAGCAGCCCGCGCCCCAGGCCGGCGCCTACCCGCCGCCCGGCCCCGGTACCGCCTTCCCGCCCGCCCCGGCCTCGCCGTCGTCGACCGACCTGTGGGGCGTGTTCTCGTTCGCAGCGGCGCTCGTCAGCCTGGTGTGCCTCGGCGTGCTCGGCCCGCTCGCCGTGGTGCTCGGGCTCGTCGGGATCCGCCGCGCCCGCAACGCGGGACGTCCCGTGAGCGGCTTCGCCCGGTCGGGCGTGATCATCGGGCTCGTCGAGACGCTGCTGGTCGCGGCCGCGATCGTCGTCGTGGTCCTCGTGCGGCCCGCCGACCGGATCGACGACGCGGTGGACCCGTTCGACGGCACGGGCCAGGAGACCGCGGGACCCGTCTACGTGCTGCCGCTCGACCTGGCCGCGGGTACGTGCTTCACGGGCCTGCCGGAGGCGGACGACCTGTCGGACGTCACGCAGGTGCCGTGCGACGAGCCGCACGACACCGAGCTCACCGCGGTGCTGCCGATCGACGTCCCGCTCGACGACATGCCGTTCGACCAGATCGCGGGCGTCGAGGCGGAGTGCATGCGGACCAACGGCATGTTCGGCACCGCCCCGGGCGAGAAGGCGACGAACCCCGACAGCTACGGGAACTACATGACGTGGCCCCACGCGAACCAGTGGGACGAGGGCGGCCGCGCCGCGTACTGCCTGTTCGGCACGCCGGACGGGCCGACGACCGGCTCGCTCGTCGCGGGGACGTCGGAGCTGCTGCCCTGA
- a CDS encoding exodeoxyribonuclease III, giving the protein MRLATWNINSIRARTERTVAFLERSGVDVLALQETKCTDEQFPREPFEALGYEVATSGFSQWNGVAVLSRVGLQDVEVGFPGMPTWGEPAAAEARALGATCGGVRVWSLYVPNGREVDDPHYVYKLDWLARLRDAAEGWLVADPQLAAALVGDWNIAPLDTDVWDPAWFAGRTHVTPAERAAFTAIAEAGWTEVSREHLPAEHTYTYWDYQRLRFPRNEGMRIDLTYATPALAARVRGAQIVRDERKGKAPSDHVPVVLDIAD; this is encoded by the coding sequence ATGCGCCTGGCCACCTGGAACATCAACTCGATCCGCGCCCGTACCGAGCGGACGGTCGCCTTCCTCGAGCGGTCGGGCGTCGACGTGCTCGCCCTGCAGGAGACCAAGTGCACGGACGAGCAGTTCCCCCGGGAGCCGTTCGAGGCGCTGGGCTACGAGGTGGCGACGAGCGGCTTCAGCCAGTGGAACGGCGTCGCCGTCCTGTCCCGTGTCGGGCTGCAGGACGTCGAGGTGGGCTTCCCCGGCATGCCGACGTGGGGCGAGCCCGCGGCGGCCGAGGCGCGTGCGCTCGGGGCCACGTGCGGCGGCGTGCGGGTGTGGAGCCTGTACGTGCCGAACGGCCGCGAGGTCGACGACCCGCACTACGTCTACAAGCTCGACTGGCTCGCGCGGCTGCGGGACGCGGCCGAGGGCTGGCTCGTCGCGGACCCGCAGCTCGCCGCCGCGCTCGTCGGGGACTGGAACATCGCGCCGCTCGACACCGACGTGTGGGACCCCGCGTGGTTCGCGGGCCGCACGCACGTGACGCCCGCGGAGCGAGCCGCGTTCACGGCGATCGCCGAGGCGGGGTGGACCGAGGTCTCCCGCGAGCACCTGCCCGCCGAGCACACGTACACCTACTGGGACTACCAGCGGCTCCGGTTCCCCCGGAACGAGGGCATGCGGATCGACCTCACCTACGCGACGCCGGCGCTCGCCGCACGCGTGCGGGGCGCGCAGATCGTGCGCGACGAGCGCAAGGGCAAGGCACCGTCGGACCACGTCCCGGTGGTGCTCGACATCGCCGACTGA
- a CDS encoding DUF4190 domain-containing protein → MSNQSGPNPPEHDPADDAATTRPLPPTPDGDESVPPTTPLPPTPDGDESVPPTTPLPRTPDGGESVPPTTPLPPAPAAAADAGTPAAPPAGDAPATSAEEPVSFAKPDGATTPPAAPAAPSPSAPPAAQEQPGQPPYGAPQSPYAPGGQAPYGQPGQPYGQQGQPYGQPGQPPYGAPAAPTDNLAIASFATSTGGLILTGGLVSAVGLVLGIVSLRRIKRTGAGGRPWAIAGVAIGAFGVLAFIVGVIVVIGLVIAAANSDEFTSTLEELDEIEQLETPAPTADELVDGYYELRDDVAVGDCIESYPLQYDLGDAVVLPCSDLHDTEIVAQIELAEPIFDESADQAYTDAIDACGLQIEAAAPGLVDAYGSPEVYYPHPSDFDSPGGSTAFCTFTSYMTDLTGSIVAGDLLVDGQAVGS, encoded by the coding sequence ATGAGCAACCAGTCGGGGCCGAACCCGCCCGAGCACGACCCTGCCGACGACGCCGCCACGACGCGCCCGCTCCCCCCGACGCCGGACGGCGACGAGTCCGTCCCGCCCACCACCCCGCTCCCCCCGACGCCGGACGGCGACGAGTCCGTCCCGCCGACCACCCCGCTCCCCCGGACGCCGGACGGCGGCGAGTCCGTCCCGCCGACCACCCCGCTGCCCCCGGCTCCCGCGGCCGCCGCCGACGCCGGCACCCCTGCCGCTCCGCCGGCCGGTGACGCGCCGGCCACGTCGGCCGAGGAGCCCGTGTCCTTCGCCAAGCCGGACGGCGCGACGACGCCCCCGGCCGCGCCTGCCGCGCCCTCCCCGTCCGCCCCGCCCGCCGCACAGGAGCAGCCGGGCCAGCCGCCGTACGGGGCGCCGCAGTCGCCCTACGCGCCCGGCGGTCAGGCGCCGTACGGCCAGCCGGGTCAGCCGTACGGCCAGCAGGGGCAGCCCTACGGCCAGCCGGGCCAGCCGCCCTACGGCGCTCCCGCGGCCCCGACGGACAACCTCGCCATCGCCTCGTTCGCGACGAGCACCGGCGGCCTCATCCTCACGGGCGGCCTCGTGTCGGCCGTGGGCCTCGTGCTCGGCATCGTGTCGCTGCGCCGCATCAAGCGCACGGGTGCGGGCGGGCGGCCGTGGGCGATCGCGGGCGTCGCGATCGGCGCGTTCGGCGTGCTGGCGTTCATCGTCGGCGTGATCGTCGTGATCGGGCTCGTCATCGCGGCGGCCAACTCCGACGAGTTCACCTCCACGCTGGAGGAGCTGGACGAGATCGAGCAGCTCGAGACGCCCGCCCCCACCGCGGACGAGCTCGTCGACGGCTACTACGAGCTGCGCGACGACGTCGCGGTCGGCGACTGCATCGAGTCGTACCCGCTGCAGTACGACCTCGGCGACGCGGTCGTCCTGCCGTGCTCCGACCTGCACGACACCGAGATCGTCGCGCAGATCGAGCTCGCGGAGCCGATCTTCGACGAGTCCGCGGACCAGGCGTACACCGACGCCATCGACGCGTGCGGGCTCCAGATCGAGGCGGCGGCACCCGGCCTGGTCGACGCGTACGGCTCCCCGGAGGTCTACTACCCGCACCCGTCGGACTTCGACTCGCCGGGCGGATCGACGGCCTTCTGCACGTTCACGTCGTACATGACGGACCTCACGGGGTCGATCGTGGCGGGCGACCTGCTGGTCGACGGCCAGGCGGTCGGCTCCTGA
- a CDS encoding Gfo/Idh/MocA family protein — protein MSRDLVLPEPRTADPADAPPLRWGVLAPGYIAGRWADAVGEHTSQRLVAAGSRSLDRAGEFARKHGVERAHGSYEALVADPEIDAVYVASPHSHHLDQALLAVRAGKHVLVEKAFTRNATEARALVDAAREGGVLLMEAMWTRYLPHTDVVRQLLDDGVLGDVHRVTGDFAVRADVDPTHRLLDPALAGGVLLDLGVYPVAFASFVARHAGLGVAPTAVQATGSLTATGVDAQVSLQVAYGQAQAQLFTSMLTAAGQGAGVHGSAGHLAVDDSAYVPAGVTVTVDGRTARWDDNRVTGYGGLAFQAAAFATYVAEGRTDSPLLPLAETVRILETTDEARRQLGVVYPGE, from the coding sequence ATGTCCCGCGACCTCGTCCTGCCCGAGCCCCGGACCGCCGACCCCGCCGATGCGCCGCCGCTGCGCTGGGGCGTCCTGGCCCCGGGCTACATCGCCGGACGGTGGGCCGACGCCGTGGGCGAGCACACCTCGCAGCGCCTCGTCGCCGCCGGTTCACGGTCGCTCGACCGCGCGGGGGAGTTCGCCCGGAAGCACGGCGTCGAGCGTGCGCACGGCTCGTACGAGGCGCTCGTCGCCGACCCCGAGATCGACGCCGTCTACGTCGCCAGCCCGCACAGCCACCACCTCGACCAGGCCCTGCTCGCGGTGCGCGCCGGCAAGCACGTGCTCGTCGAGAAGGCCTTCACGCGCAACGCGACCGAGGCGCGTGCGCTCGTCGACGCCGCCCGCGAGGGCGGGGTGCTGCTCATGGAGGCGATGTGGACGCGGTACCTGCCGCACACCGACGTCGTCCGGCAGCTCCTCGACGACGGGGTCCTCGGCGACGTGCACCGTGTCACGGGCGACTTCGCCGTCCGCGCCGACGTCGACCCGACCCACCGGCTGCTCGACCCCGCGCTCGCGGGCGGTGTGCTGCTGGACCTCGGCGTGTACCCGGTCGCGTTCGCGTCGTTCGTCGCGCGGCACGCGGGTCTCGGTGTCGCCCCGACGGCTGTCCAGGCGACGGGCTCGCTCACCGCCACGGGCGTCGACGCGCAGGTCAGCCTGCAGGTCGCGTACGGCCAGGCGCAGGCCCAGCTGTTCACGTCGATGCTCACGGCCGCGGGTCAGGGCGCCGGCGTGCACGGGTCGGCCGGGCACCTCGCCGTCGACGACTCCGCGTACGTCCCGGCGGGCGTCACCGTGACCGTCGACGGCCGCACGGCCCGGTGGGACGACAACCGCGTCACCGGGTACGGCGGCCTGGCCTTCCAGGCCGCCGCGTTCGCGACCTACGTCGCCGAGGGCCGCACCGACTCGCCGCTGCTGCCCCTCGCGGAGACGGTCCGCATCCTCGAGACCACCGACGAGGCCCGCCGCCAGCTCGGGGTCGTGTACCCGGGGGAGTGA
- the clpB gene encoding ATP-dependent chaperone ClpB, translated as MDAKFTTRSQEALGDAIQQASAAGNPQLEPAHVLNALLQQEGGVANGLLDAVGADRAALGRAVRSTLVGLPSSAGQTVAQPSASRATAAALEAASAEARSLGDDYVSTEHLLLGLAAGQSGVADALRSAGASRDALAAALPNVRGNARVTSPNPEGTFKALEQYGIDLTQRARDGKLDPVIGRDSEIRRVVQVLSRRTKNNPVLIGEPGVGKTAVVEGLAQRIVAGDVPESLRGKRLVSLDLAAMVAGAKYRGEFEERLKAVLSEITGAEGEVVTFIDELHTVVGAGAGSEGAMDAGNMLKPMLARGELRLVGATTLDEYRERIEKDPALERRFQQVFVGEPSVEDTVAILRGLKERYEAHHKVTISDAALVAAATLSDRYITGRQLPDKAIDLVDEAASRLRMELDSSPVEIDELQRAVTRLEMEEVVLSESDDPASLDRLERLRKDLADRREELAALTARWEKEKAGHNLVGDLKARLDTLRTDAERLLREGSLEAAARIQYGEIPALEREIAEAEESEESTDDEVASLGTPMIADKVGPDEVAEVVAAWTGIPAGRLLEGETAKLLRMEDVLGERLIGQRPAVAAVSDAVRRARAGISDPDRPTGSFLFLGPTGVGKTELAKALADFLFDDERAMVRIDMSEYGEKHSVARLVGAPPGYVGYEEGGQLTEAVRRRPYSVVLLDEVEKAHPEVFDVLLQVLDDGRLTDGQGRTVDFRNVILVLTSNLGSQFLVDPLLSQEAKREAVMGAVRTAFKPEFLNRLDDVVLFDPLSLDEIGHIVDLQVTSLARRLADRRLTLDVTPAAREWLAIEGYDPAYGARPLRRLVQREIGDRLARALLSGGIHDGQTVVVDRDGTTLTVAAAS; from the coding sequence GTGGACGCCAAGTTCACCACCCGCTCGCAGGAGGCCCTCGGCGACGCCATCCAGCAGGCGTCCGCCGCAGGGAACCCCCAGCTCGAGCCCGCGCACGTCCTCAACGCCCTGCTCCAGCAGGAGGGCGGCGTCGCGAACGGGCTGCTCGACGCCGTCGGCGCCGACCGTGCCGCGCTCGGCCGCGCGGTGCGCTCGACGCTCGTCGGCCTGCCCTCGTCGGCGGGCCAGACCGTCGCGCAGCCGTCCGCGTCGCGCGCGACCGCCGCCGCGCTGGAGGCCGCGTCGGCCGAGGCGCGCTCGCTCGGCGACGACTACGTGTCCACCGAGCACCTGCTGCTCGGCCTCGCCGCGGGCCAGTCGGGCGTCGCCGACGCCCTGCGGTCCGCCGGCGCGTCCCGCGACGCCCTCGCGGCCGCCCTCCCGAACGTCCGCGGCAACGCGCGCGTGACCAGCCCCAACCCCGAGGGCACGTTCAAGGCGCTCGAGCAGTACGGCATCGACCTCACGCAGCGCGCCCGCGACGGCAAGCTCGACCCGGTCATCGGGCGGGACTCGGAGATCCGGCGTGTCGTCCAGGTCCTGTCGCGGCGCACCAAGAACAACCCTGTGCTCATCGGCGAGCCCGGCGTCGGCAAGACGGCCGTCGTCGAGGGCCTCGCGCAGCGCATCGTCGCGGGCGACGTGCCCGAGTCGCTGCGGGGCAAGCGCCTGGTCAGCCTCGACCTGGCCGCGATGGTCGCGGGCGCGAAGTACCGCGGCGAGTTCGAGGAGCGGCTCAAGGCCGTCCTGTCCGAGATCACCGGCGCCGAGGGCGAGGTCGTCACGTTCATCGACGAGCTGCACACGGTCGTCGGTGCCGGCGCCGGGTCCGAGGGGGCGATGGACGCGGGCAACATGCTCAAGCCCATGCTCGCGCGCGGCGAGCTGCGGCTGGTCGGCGCGACGACGCTCGACGAGTACCGCGAGCGCATCGAGAAGGACCCCGCCCTGGAGCGCCGGTTCCAGCAGGTGTTCGTCGGCGAGCCGTCCGTCGAGGACACCGTCGCGATCCTGCGCGGCCTCAAGGAGCGGTACGAGGCGCACCACAAGGTCACGATCTCCGACGCGGCCCTCGTCGCCGCCGCGACGCTGTCCGACCGGTACATCACGGGCCGGCAGCTGCCCGACAAGGCGATCGACCTCGTCGACGAGGCCGCGTCACGCCTGCGCATGGAGCTCGACTCCTCGCCCGTCGAGATCGACGAGCTGCAGCGCGCCGTGACGCGCCTCGAGATGGAGGAGGTCGTGCTCTCGGAGTCCGACGACCCCGCCTCGCTCGACCGTCTAGAGCGGCTGCGCAAGGACCTCGCCGACCGGCGCGAGGAGCTCGCCGCGCTCACCGCCCGGTGGGAGAAGGAGAAGGCCGGTCACAACCTCGTCGGCGACCTCAAGGCGCGCCTCGACACGCTGCGCACCGACGCCGAGCGGCTGCTCCGCGAGGGCTCGCTCGAGGCGGCCGCGCGCATCCAGTACGGCGAGATCCCGGCCCTGGAGCGGGAGATCGCCGAGGCCGAGGAGTCGGAGGAGTCCACCGACGACGAGGTCGCCTCGCTCGGCACGCCCATGATCGCGGACAAGGTCGGCCCGGACGAGGTCGCCGAGGTCGTCGCCGCGTGGACGGGCATCCCCGCGGGCCGGCTGCTGGAGGGTGAGACCGCGAAGCTGCTGCGCATGGAGGACGTCCTCGGCGAGCGGCTCATCGGCCAGCGCCCCGCCGTCGCCGCCGTGTCCGACGCGGTCCGTCGCGCACGCGCGGGCATCTCCGACCCCGACCGCCCCACGGGCTCGTTCCTGTTCCTGGGGCCCACGGGTGTCGGCAAGACCGAGCTCGCGAAGGCGCTCGCGGACTTCCTGTTCGACGACGAGCGCGCCATGGTCCGCATCGACATGTCGGAGTACGGCGAGAAGCACTCGGTCGCGCGGCTCGTCGGAGCGCCGCCCGGGTACGTCGGGTACGAGGAGGGCGGCCAGCTCACCGAGGCCGTCCGCCGCCGCCCGTACTCCGTCGTGCTGCTCGACGAGGTCGAGAAGGCGCACCCCGAGGTGTTCGACGTCCTGCTGCAGGTGCTCGACGACGGGCGGCTCACCGACGGCCAGGGCCGCACGGTCGACTTCCGCAACGTCATCCTCGTGCTCACCTCGAACCTCGGGTCGCAGTTCCTCGTCGACCCGCTGCTGTCGCAGGAGGCCAAGCGCGAGGCCGTCATGGGAGCGGTCCGCACGGCGTTCAAGCCGGAGTTCCTCAACCGGCTCGACGACGTCGTGCTGTTCGACCCGCTGTCGCTCGACGAGATCGGGCACATCGTCGACCTGCAGGTCACGTCGCTGGCCCGGCGGCTCGCCGACCGTCGCCTCACGCTCGACGTCACGCCCGCCGCGCGCGAGTGGCTCGCGATCGAGGGCTACGACCCGGCGTACGGCGCGCGGCCGCTGCGCCGGCTCGTGCAGCGCGAGATCGGCGACCGGCTGGCCCGCGCCCTGCTGTCGGGCGGCATCCACGACGGCCAGACGGTGGTCGTGGACCGCGACGGCACGACGCTGACGGTGGCCGCCGCGTCCTGA
- a CDS encoding DedA family protein codes for MGEPLHLAVAGMGPHAGLVGATTENELTGLVGWVVSVITALGPIGVGLLVALENVFPPLPSEVVLPVAGYVASQGGMSLFWAIVASTLGSLVGAWALYGVGASVGRVRLRRWLGKVPLVEVEDLDRAEEWFRRRGGAAVLVGRCVPVVRSLVSVPAGVERMPLVRFSIYTVLGSGVWNAGLILAGYALGDRWEDIGRYSDWLNWLVYAILAWLVGRFVWTRTRRRRRARV; via the coding sequence ATGGGAGAACCGCTGCACCTGGCCGTCGCCGGGATGGGACCGCACGCCGGCCTCGTCGGCGCCACCACGGAGAACGAGCTCACCGGGCTCGTCGGCTGGGTCGTGTCGGTCATCACCGCGCTCGGCCCGATCGGCGTGGGGCTGCTCGTCGCCCTGGAGAACGTCTTCCCGCCGCTGCCGTCCGAGGTCGTGCTCCCCGTCGCCGGCTACGTGGCGAGCCAGGGCGGCATGTCCCTGTTCTGGGCGATCGTCGCGTCCACGCTGGGGTCGCTCGTCGGCGCCTGGGCCCTGTACGGCGTCGGTGCGTCGGTCGGCCGTGTGCGGCTGCGCCGCTGGCTCGGCAAGGTGCCGCTCGTCGAGGTCGAGGACCTCGACCGGGCCGAGGAGTGGTTCCGCCGACGGGGCGGCGCGGCCGTCCTCGTGGGGCGGTGCGTCCCCGTGGTGCGGAGCCTCGTGTCCGTCCCGGCGGGTGTCGAGCGGATGCCGCTCGTGCGTTTCAGCATCTACACCGTGCTCGGGTCCGGCGTGTGGAACGCGGGGCTCATCCTCGCCGGGTACGCGCTGGGCGACCGGTGGGAGGACATCGGGCGCTACAGCGACTGGCTGAACTGGCTCGTCTACGCGATCCTCGCGTGGCTCGTCGGCCGGTTCGTCTGGACCCGCACGCGTCGACGGCGACGCGCCCGCGTCTGA
- a CDS encoding SigE family RNA polymerase sigma factor gives MRGWGEAIDVLVRQRGPALLRYGYLLTGSTADAQDLVQEALARVLARRPRLRAAVTLESYVRRTMATLVVDDGRRAQRWRQVRHLLAAPDEVPDGASVADDRQTLVAALATLSPRQRACVVLHHLDGLSGPEVADVLGIAPGSVKRYLSEGMERLERVVGPVAETTDVVATRGRGGR, from the coding sequence ATGCGCGGGTGGGGCGAGGCGATCGACGTCCTCGTGCGTCAGCGGGGGCCGGCGCTGCTGCGGTACGGATACCTGCTGACGGGGAGCACCGCCGACGCGCAGGACCTCGTGCAGGAGGCGCTCGCCCGGGTCCTCGCGCGACGGCCCCGGCTCCGCGCGGCGGTGACCCTGGAGTCGTACGTGCGTCGGACGATGGCGACGCTCGTCGTCGACGACGGGCGGCGGGCGCAGCGCTGGCGGCAGGTCCGGCACCTGCTGGCCGCGCCCGACGAGGTGCCCGACGGCGCGTCGGTGGCCGACGACCGGCAGACGCTCGTGGCGGCGCTCGCGACGCTGAGCCCCCGGCAGCGGGCCTGCGTGGTGCTGCACCACCTCGACGGGCTGAGCGGCCCGGAGGTCGCCGACGTGCTCGGCATCGCGCCCGGGTCGGTCAAGCGGTACCTGAGCGAGGGCATGGAGCGGCTGGAGCGTGTGGTCGGGCCGGTCGCGGAGACGACGGACGTCGTGGCGACACGAGGGAGGGGTGGACGATGA
- a CDS encoding SDR family NAD(P)-dependent oxidoreductase, with translation MHDGLKGRRALVTGGASGIGRAVAVALARAGADVAVTHLAHDAAHVVAEIEEEGRTAAAFQVDARHSWDVDRAVSDAAAALGGGIDVLVNNVGGIVERRSVPAMDDAHWHHVLDLNLSSVFYATRAALSVMPDGGRVVSIGAQAARSGGGTGMVAYTTAKAALEGFTRSLARELGPRRITVNAVAPGFVAHTPFHAAHTPEPAQRAAVAAAALGRAGVPDDVAEAVLYLVSDGAAFVTGTVLDVNGGAYFT, from the coding sequence GTGCACGACGGTCTCAAGGGGCGCCGCGCCCTGGTCACAGGCGGGGCGAGCGGCATCGGCCGCGCGGTCGCGGTCGCTCTCGCGCGTGCGGGGGCGGACGTCGCGGTCACGCACCTCGCGCACGACGCCGCCCACGTCGTCGCGGAGATCGAGGAGGAGGGGCGGACCGCCGCGGCCTTCCAGGTCGACGCGCGGCACTCGTGGGACGTCGACCGCGCGGTCAGCGACGCGGCCGCCGCGCTCGGTGGCGGCATCGACGTGCTGGTCAACAACGTCGGCGGGATCGTCGAGCGCCGCAGCGTCCCCGCGATGGACGACGCGCACTGGCACCACGTCCTCGACCTCAACCTGTCGTCCGTGTTCTACGCGACGCGCGCGGCCCTCTCCGTGATGCCCGACGGCGGTCGCGTGGTGAGCATCGGGGCGCAGGCCGCCCGGAGCGGCGGTGGCACGGGCATGGTCGCCTACACGACCGCGAAGGCCGCGCTGGAGGGGTTCACGCGGTCGCTCGCCCGCGAGCTCGGGCCGCGCCGGATCACCGTCAACGCGGTGGCGCCCGGGTTCGTCGCGCACACGCCGTTCCACGCGGCGCACACGCCCGAGCCGGCGCAGCGGGCGGCGGTCGCCGCGGCGGCGCTCGGCCGCGCGGGTGTGCCCGACGACGTCGCGGAGGCGGTGCTGTACCTCGTCTCCGACGGCGCCGCGTTCGTCACCGGCACGGTCCTCGACGTCAACGGCGGCGCGTACTTCACCTGA